In the Ipomoea triloba cultivar NCNSP0323 chromosome 6, ASM357664v1 genome, one interval contains:
- the LOC116023721 gene encoding uncharacterized protein LOC116023721 — translation MEALLLAFLVLFSLSISNTSLANNLVSKTQFLKSGDDTLVSKGGIFEMGFFSRPTNSLNTYIGIWYRQDPKKTVVWVANRDHPLTNTSSAALKITLEGQLALVGDNNHAVWYANQSRSVQNPVAELLDSGNFVVRDADDENPENFLWQSFDYPTDHNLPGMKIGWNFQTGHEVFITSWKSEDDPASGQYTLHLDPSGYPQIVIKNGPNRIYASGPWTNLSSSESGGKGSILPFWLVRNKREAYMTYGLSKAISSLRFVLTSNGLVKGFVWENQTKEWDSFSTTSLDSCDTYGVCGGNGFCNVDGFPTCGCLEKFLPNNNASENLSLGCHRRKPLSCKDGSSFQIYSGIKLPDTNNSWYFESVINLQECEQICLRNCSCTAYSILSKRNGGIGCLVWFGDLIGIRSVSPNGQDIYIRLASSEVTAGPNHSSSIGRKTKIIVLCLLLPVVIVLLGVLLSWYFCRNKKTEESLEEELELPMFDWSVMLRATNNFSNKIGQGGFGVVYKGVLDGGEEIAVKRLSKNSVQGLREFKNEVSCIAKLQHRNLVKLLGCCISGEEKMLIYEYMSNKSLDFFIFDQTRKKLLDWPKRFNIINGIARGLLYLHQDSRLRIIHRDLKASNVLLDTDLNPKISDFGLARSIVGNATGDNTKRVAGTHGYMSPEYAGHGIFSVKSDVFSFGISVLEIVSGRRNNEFINEDQYVTLPEHAWKLYREGKSILLVDQHIAGSYDVVQVLRSIHIGLLCVQQSPDDRPDMSSVVQMLVNNFALPQAKEPGFFFGKEYPSGTHSKRSQNEKFLYHSLSAVAMEVLLQVLIILSISNICLGKDIDLISRTQFLKDGDTIISKGGTFVMGFFSPTNSSNRYVGIWYKQIPVQTVVWVANRDAPLANTSSAVLKITLGGQLSLLGDKGQAVWSVNTSRSVQNPVAELLDTGNLVVRDADDENPENFLWQSFDHPTDHLLPGMKYGWNLQTGHEVFLTAWKGENDPASGQYTQHLDLTGYPQLILKNGTTEIFSTGPWNGLRFSVSTEEQNSNNLGPQGVVINKKEVYFWYNPRNDLSLFRFVVTSNGFLKAWVWEDQIKQWVNYRSQPADICGTYGLCGGNGVCNIQQFHGCVCLDKFLPNNNATATGSLSQGCHRRKPLSCHNNGSSSDGFLKYSNIKLPDTKQSWYNESMSLQECKQVCLRNCSCMAYSTLNISNGGSGCLIWYEDLVDMRTVQNGQDLYIRLASSEIPGLKPELHHSSSLGRKIKILVICVSLLVVIVLAAVYLFFYFYKRKRKEQLLKQELELPIFDWSTISRATNNFSEINKLGQGGFGVVYKGALNGGEEIAVKRLSKNSKQGFEEFKNEVICIAKLQHRNLVKLLGCCISGEEKMLIYEYMPNKSLDFFIFDQTKKKLLDWPKRFNIINGVARGLLYLHQDSRLKIIHRDLKASNVLLDTNLNPKISDFGLARSIVENASGDNTKRVAGTRGYMSPEYVGHGIFSVKSDVFSFGISVLEIVSGKRNTEFVNEDQYVTLPEHAWKLYREGKSIVLVDEHIAGSCDVVQVLRSIHIGLLCVQQSPKDRPCMSSVVQMLVNDFALPQAKEPGFIFDKEYPLGTPAKSSLNEVTITTLSPR, via the exons ATGGAAGCTCTGTTACTGGCTTTCCTTGTGCTTTTCTCACTTTCCATATCAAACACTTCCCTGGCAAATAATTTAGTTTCTAAAACACAATTCCTTAAATCTGGGGATGATACCCTCGTCTCCAAAGGCGGAATCTTTGAGATGGGATTTTTTAGCCGCCCCACCAATTCCTTAAACACTTACATAGGCATATGGTACAGACAAGATCCTAAGAAGACAGTGGTTTGGGTAGCAAACAGAGATCATCCACTCACAAACACATCTTCAGCAGCCTTGAAAATCACCCTGGAAGGCCAACTCGCACTTGTTGGAGACAACAATCATGCTGTTTGGTATGCAAATCAATCAAGATCAGTGCAGAATCCAGTTGCAGAGTTGCTGGATTCTGGGAATTTTGTGGTTAGAGATGCAGATGATGAAAACCCAGAGAATTTTCTCTGGCAAAGTTTTGATTATCCCACGGATCATAACTTACCCGGAATGAAAATAGGGTGGAATTTCCAGACTGGTCATGAGGTTTTCATCACATCTTGGAAGAGCGAAGACGATCCAGCTTCCGGGCAATACACACTTCACCTGGATCCTTCAGGGTATCCACAAATTGTGATCAAGAACGGACCGAACAGGATTTATGCCTCGGGGCCCTGGACTAATTTGAGCTCTAGTGAATCAGGGGGAAAGGGCAGTATTTTACCATTTTGGCTGGTTAGGAATAAAAGGGAGGCTTACATGACATATGGTCTCAGTAAGGCCATAAGTTCTTTAAGATTTGTGCTTACTAGTAATGGTCTTGTCAAAGGATTTGTGTGGGAAAATCAGACCAAAGAATGGGATAGTTTTTCAACTACATCATTGGATAGTTGTGATACTTATGGTGTTTGTGGGGGAAATGGTTTCTGCAATGTGGATGGTTTTCCTACTTGTGGGTGTTTGGAAAAGTTTTTGCCTAATAACAATGCCTCTGAGAATTTGTCTTTAGGATGCCATAGGAGAAAGCCACTTAGCTGCAAGGATGGGTCTTCATTCCAAATCTATTCTGGAATCAAATTGCCAGACACAAACAACTCTTGGTATTTTGAGTCTGTGATCAATCTGCAAGAGTGTGAACAAATTTGCTTGAGGAATTGCTCGTGCACCGCCTATTCGATTCTCAGCAAAAGAAATGGAGGGATTGggtgtttggtttggtttggagATTTGATTGGGATTAGATCAGTGTCTCCCAACGGGCAAGACATATACATCAGACTCGCTTCTTCTGAAGTAACAGCAg GACCAAATCATTCAAGCTCAATAGGGAGGAAGACCAAAATCATTGTGCTTTGTTTGTTGCTGCCGGTTGTAATAGTTCTTCTAGGGGTGTTGCTTTCTTGGTATTTTTGCAGGAATAAAAAGACAGAAGAAAGTTTGGAGGAAGAATTAGAGCTACCCATGTTCGACTGGTCGGTAATGTTAAGAGCTACAAATAACTTTTCAAACAAGATAGGACAGGGTGGATTTGGGGTAGTGTacaag GGTGTTCTTGATGGGGGAGAAGAAATAGCTGTGAAGAGACTATCAAAGAATTCTGTACAAGGATTACGGGAATTTAAGAATGAAGTCAGTTGTATCGCCAAATTACAACATCGGAATCTTGTGAAGCTTCTGGGATGTTGCATTAGTGGAGAAGAAAAGATGTTGATTTATGAATACATGTCTAACAAAAGTTTGGACTTTTTCATATTTG ATCAAACAAGGAAAAAGTTGCTTGATTGGCCAAAACGCTTCAACATAATTAATGGAATTGCGAGAGGATTATTGTATCTCCATCAAGATTCTCGACTAAGAATAATccatagagatctcaaagcAAGCAATGTTTTGCTTGATACTGATTTGAACCCGAAGATATCAGACTTTGGCTTGGCTAGAAGTATAGTAGGAAATGCAACCGGAGATAACACAAAACGAGTTGCTGGAACACA TGGGTATATGTCTCCAGAATATGCTGGACATGGAATCTTCTCCGTTAAATCGGACGTGTTTAGCTTTGGTATTTCAGTACTTGAAATAGTCAGTGGTAGGAGAAATAATGAGTTTATCAATGAAGATCAATACGTGACTCTTCCAGAACAT GCATGGAAGCTTTATAGAGAAGGAAAATCAATTTTGCTAGTTGATCAGCATATAGCTGGTTCATATGATGTAGTTCAAGTGCTAAGGTCTATCCATATCGGCCTTCTATGTGTGCAACAATCTCCAGATGATAGACCAGACATGTCTTCTGTAGTTCAAATGTTGgttaataattttgcattgcCTCAAGCTAAAGAGCCCGGCTTCTTTTTTGGCAAGGAATATCCTTCAGGCACACATTCAAAAAGGTCCCAAAATGAA AAATTCCTCTACCATTCTCTATCTGCAGTAGCCATGGAAGTTCTTTTACAAGTTTTGATTATACTTTCGATATCAAATATTTGCTTGGGAAAGGATATCGATTTAATTTCAAGAACGCAATTTCTGAAAGATGGGGATACCATCATCTCAAAAGGTGGAACCTTTGTGATGGGATTTTTTAGCCCAACCAATTCCTCAAACCGTTATGTAGGAATCTGGTACAAACAGATTCCTGTTCAGACAGTGGTTTGGGTTGCAAACAGAGATGCTCCACTTGCTAACACATCTTCAGCTGTCTTGAAGATCACCCTGGGAGGCCAACTTTCACTTCTTGGAGACAAGGGTCAGGCTGTTTGGTCTGTGAACACATCACGATCGGTGCAAAATCCGGTTGCAGAGTTGCTGGATACTGGGAACCTTGTGGTGAGAGATGCAGATGATGAAAACCCCGAGAATTTTCTCTGGCAAAGTTTTGATCATCCAACTGATCATTTGTTACCCGGAATGAAGTATGGGTGGAATTTGCAGACTGGTCATGAGGTTTTTTTAACAGCTTGGAAGGGTGAAAATGACCCAGCTTCAGGCCAGTATACACAGCACCTGGATCTTACTGGATATCCACAACTTATTCTCAAGAATGGAACAACTGAGATTTTTAGCACAGGTCCATGGAATGGTTTGCGCTTTAGTGTATCAACAGAAGAACAGAACAGCAACAACCTTGGCCCGCAAGGAGTGgttataaataaaaaggagGTTTATTTTTGGTATAATCCCAGAAATGATTTGAGTTTATTTAGATTTGTTGTTACAAGCAATGGTTTTCTAAAAGCATGGGTATGGGAAGATCAGATCAAGCAATGGGTGAATTATCGTAGCCAACCTGCAGATATTTGTGGCACATATGGTTTATGTGGTGGAAATGGTGTCTGCAACATACAGCAATTTCATGGTTGTGTATGTTTAGACAAATTTTTGCCTAACAATAATGCCACAGCCACAGGAAGCTTGTCACAAGGATGCCACAGGAGAAAACCCCTGAGTTGCCACAATAATGGATCTTCATCAGATGGATTCCTCAAATATTCTAATATCAAATTGCCAGATACAAAGCAGTCTTGGTATAATGAATCTATGAGCCTTCAAGAGTGTAAACAAGTTTGCTTGAGGAATTGCTCTTGTATGGCTTATTCCACTCTCAATATAAGCAACGGAGGAAGTGGGTGTTTGATTTGGTACGAAGATTTGGTTGATATGAGAACAGTACAGAATGGGCAGGACTTGTATATCAGACTGGCTTCTTCTGAAATACCAG GGTTAAAACCAGAACTACATCATTCAAGCTCATTAGGGAGGAAAATAAAAATCCTTGTGATTTGTGTGTCGCTGCTGGTTGTAATAGTTCTTGCTGCGGTGTATCTTTTCTTCTATTTCtacaaaagaaaaaggaaagaacaattgttgaagcaagaattaGAACTACCAATATTCGATTGGTCAACAATATCAAGAGCAACAAATAATTTCTCAGAGATAAACAAATTAGGCCAAGGTGGATTTGGAGTCGTGTATAAG GGTGCATTGAATGGGGGAGAAGAAATAGCTGTGAAGAGGCTATCAAAGAACTCCAAACAAGGCTTTGAGGAATTTAAGAATGAAGTTATTTGTATAGCCAAATTACAACATCGGAATCTTGTCAAGCTTCTAGGATGTTGCATTAGCGGAGAAGAAAAGATGTTGATCTATGAATATATGCCTAACAAAAGTTTGGACTTCTTCATATTTG atcaaacaaagaaaaagttgCTTGATTGGCCAAAACGCTTCAACATAATTAATGGAGTTGCGCGAGGGTTATTATATCTCCATCAAGATTCTCGACTAAAAATAATccatagagatctcaaagctAGTAATGTTTTGCTTGATACTAATTTGAATCCAAAGATATCGGACTTTGGCTTGGCTAGAAGTATAGTTGAAAATGCAAGTGGAGATAACACAAAACGAGTTGCTGGAACACG TGGGTATATGTCTCCAGAATATGTTGGACATGGAATCTTTTCCGTTAAATCGGATGTGTTTAGCTTTGGCATTTCAGTACTTGAGATAGTCAGTGGCAAGAGAAATACTGAGTTTGTCAATGAAGATCAATATGTGACTCTTCCTGAACAT GCATGGAAGCTTTACAGAGAAGGAAAATCAATTGTACTGGTTGATGAGCATATAGCTGGTTCATGTGATGTAGTTCAAGTTCTAAGATCAATCCATATCGGCCTTTTATGTGTGCAACAATCTCCAAAGGATAGACCATGCATGTCCTCTGTAGTTCAAATGTTGGTTAATGATTTTGCATTGCCTCAAGCTAAAGAGCCCGGCTTCATTTTTGACAAAGAATATCCTTTAGGCACACCTGCAAAAAGTTCCCTAAATGAAGTTACTATTACGACATTGAGTCCTCGTTGA
- the LOC116023720 gene encoding G-type lectin S-receptor-like serine/threonine-protein kinase At4g27290, translating to MEALLLALLMLFSLSISNTSLAKNLVSKTQSLKSGDTLVSKGGIFEMGFFSPTNSLNSYIGIWYRQDPKKTVVWVASRDHPLTNTSSAALKITLEGQLALVADNQSVWHAKSSRSVQNPVAELLNSGNFVVREADDESPENFLWQSFDYPTDHYLPGMKIGWNFQTGHEVFITSWKSQDDPASGQYTFHLDPTGYPQVVIKKGPTKIYASGPWTNLSSIQSGGKDSILPYWLVRNKREVYMTYGLSKAISSLRFVLTSNGLVKGFVWEDQTKEWDSFSTASLDNCDAYGVCGGNGFCNVDGFPTCGCLEKFVPNNNASENLSSLGCHRRKPLSCLVGPSSDGFQIYSGIKLPDTNNSWFNESVINLQECEQICLRNCSCTAYSILSKRNGGIGCLIWFGDLIGIRSVSPNQQDMYIYIRLASSEVTTGPNHSSSMGRKTKIIVLCLLLPVVIVLLGVLLSWYFCRNKKTEQRLEEELELPMFDWSTMIRATNNFSNKIGQGGFGVVYKGVLDGGEEIAVKRLSKNSVQGLREFKNEVSCIAKLQHRNLVKLLGCCISGEEKMLIYEYMPNKSLDFFIFDQTRKKLLDWSKRFNIINGIARGLLYLHQDSRLRIIHRDLKASNVLLDTDLNPKISDFGLARSIVGNATGDNTKRVAGTHGYMSPEYAGHGIFSVKSDVFSFGISVLEIVSGRRNNEFINEDQYVTLPEHAWKLYREGKSIELADEHIAGSYDVVQVLRSIHIGLLCVQQSPDDRPDMSSVVQMLVNDFALPRAKEPGFFFGKEYPSDTHSKSSQNEVTITTLSPR from the exons ATGGAAGCTCTGTTACTGGCTTTACTTATGCTTTTCTCACTTTCCATATCAAACACGTCCCTGGCAAAGAATTTAGTTTCTAAAACACAATCCCTTAAATCTGGGGATACCCTCGTCTCCAAAGGCGGAATCTTTGAGATGGGATTTTTTAGCCCGACCAATTCCTTAAACAGTTATATAGGCATATGGTACAGACAAGATCCTAAGAAGACAGTGGTTTGGGTTGCAAGCAGAGATCATCCACTCACAAACACATCTTCAGCAGCCTTGAAGATCACCCTGGAAGGCCAACTCGCACTTGTAGCAGACAATCAGTCTGTTTGGCATGCAAAGTCATCAAGATCAGTGCAGAATCCAGTTGCAGAGTTGCTGAATTCTGGGAATTTTGTGGTTAGAGAAGCAGATGATGAAAGCCCGGAGAATTTCCTCTGGCAAAGTTTTGATTATCCCACGGATCATTACTTACCCGGAATGAAAATAGGATGGAATTTCCAGACTGGTCATGAGGTTTTCATCACATCTTGGAAGAGCCAAGACGATCCAGCTTCGGGGCAATACACATTTCACCTGGATCCTACAGGGTATCCACAAGTTGTGATCAAGAAAGGACCGACCAAGATTTATGCCTCGGGGCCATGGACTAATTTGAGCTCAATTCAATCAGGAGGAAAGGACAGCATTTTACCATATTGGCTAGTTAGGAATAAAAGGGAGGTTTACATGACATATGGTCTCAGTAAGGCCATAAGTTCTTTAAGATTTGTGCTTACCAGTAATGGTCTTGTCAAAGGATTTGTGTGGGAAGATCAGACCAAAGAATGGGATAGTTTTTCAACGGCATCATTGGATAATTGTGACGCCTATGGTGTTTGTGGGGGAAATGGTTTCTGCAACGTGGATGGTTTTCCTACTTGTGGGTGTTTGGAAAAGTTTGTGCCTAATAACAATGCCTCTGAGAATTTGTCATCACTGGGATGCCATAGGAGAAAGCCACTTAGCTGCCTGGTTGGGCCTTCATCGGATGGATTCCAAATCTATTCTGGAATCAAATTGCCAGACACAAACAACTCTTGGTTTAACGAGTCTGTGATTAATCTGCAAGAGTGTGAACAAATTTGCTTGAGGAATTGTTCGTGCACCGCCTATTCGATTCTCAGCAAAAGAAATGGAGGGATTGGGTGTTTGATTTGGTTTGGAGATTTGATTGGTATTAGATCAGTGTCTCCCAACCAGCAAGACATGTACATATACATCAGACTCGCTTCTTCAGAAGTAACAACAg GTCCAAATCATTCAAGCTCAATGGGGAGGAAGACCAAAATCATTGTGCTTTGTTTGTTGCTGCCGGTTGTAATAGTTCTTCTAGGGGTGTTGCTTTCTTGGTATTTTTGCAGGAATAAAAAGACAGAACAAAGGTTGGAGGAAGAATTAGAGCTACCCATGTTCGACTGGTCGACAATGATAAGAGCTACGAATAACTTTTCAAACAAGATAGGACAGGGTGGATTTGGGGTAGTGTACAAG GGTGTTCTTGATGGGGGAGAAGAAATAGCTGTGAAGAGGCTATCAAAAAATTCTGTACAAGGACTACGAGAATTTAAGAATGAAGTCAGTTGTATCGCCAAATTACAACATCGGAATCTTGTGAAGCTTCTGGGGTGTTGCATTAGTGGAGAAGAAAAGATGTTGATTTATGAATACATGCCTAACAAAAGTTTGGACTTTTTCATATTTG ATCAAACAAGGAAAAAGTTGCTTGATTGGTCAAAACGCTTCAACATAATTAATGGAATTGCGAGAGGATTATTGTATCTCCATCAAGATTCTCGACTAAGAATAATccatagagatctcaaagcAAGCAATGTTTTGCTTGATACTGATTTGAACCCAAAGATATCAGATTTTGGCTTGGCTAGAAGTATAGTAGGAAATGCAACCGGAGATAACACAAAACGAGTTGCTGGAACACA TGGGTATATGTCTCCAGAATATGCCGGGCATGGAATCTTCTCCGTTAAATCGGATGTGTTTAGCTTTGGCATTTCAGTACTTGAAATAGTCAGTGGTAGGAGAAATAATGAGTTTATCAATGAAGATCAATACGTGACTCTTCCTGAACAT GCATGGAAGCTTTATAGAGAAGGAAAATCAATTGAACTGGCTGATGAGCATATAGCTGGTTCATATGATGTAGTTCAAGTGCTAAGGTCTATCCATATCGGCCTTCTATGTGTGCAACAATCTCCAGATGATAGACCAGACATGTCCTCTGTAGTTCAAATGTTGGTTAATGATTTTGCATTGCCTCGAGCTAAAGAGCCTGGCTTCTTTTTTGGCAAGGAATATCCTTCAGACACACATTCAAAAAGTTCCCAAAATGAAGTTACTATTACGACGTTGAGTCCTCGTTGA
- the LOC116023722 gene encoding G-type lectin S-receptor-like serine/threonine-protein kinase At4g27290 has product MEANLMVLLLLLLASMSNISLGKDLITKTQFLKDGDTIISEGGTFVMGFFSPTNSLNRYIGIWYKQIPVQTVVWVANRDAPMANTSSAALKITPGGQLALVGDNSQAVWSANSSRSVQNPVAELLDSGNLVVRDADDENPENFLWQSFDYPTDNWLPGMKFGWNLQTGHEAFLTAWKREDDPASGQFTLHLDPAGYPQVIIRNGTSETYGTGPWNGLRFSGMRSEGNNTETPYGLVINQKEVYLSYGVTDGSSLLRLVLSSNGVLQSIVWDLNQWVSFPREPSDLCDSYGLCGGNGVCNIDNFPSCGCLDRFLPNDNAAQNWLQGCHRRKPLNCHNGFTTDGFVKYSGIKLPDAKSSWYNESMSLQECEEFCLRNCSCMAYSPLDISDGGSGCLVWSGDLIDIRSISSYGQDIYIKLASTEISGLKTEPIHSSSRGKKTQILVLCLSLLVVIVFAGLLISWYFSKKKTTEQKLKKELELRIFDWSTILRATNNFSEKNKLGQGGFGTVYKGALDGGEEIAVKRLSKNSTQGLVEFKNEVICIAKLQHRNLVKLLGCCISGEEKMLVYEYMPNKSLDIFIFDQRRKKLLDWSKRFNIINGVARGLLYLHQDSRLRIIHRDLKTSNILLDIDLIPKISDFGLARSIVGNGTEDNTKRVAGTHGYMSPEYAGHGIFSVKSDVFSFGILVLEIVSGKRNSEFFNEDEYETLPGHAWKLYRNDKPIVLVDEHMTDSYDVDEVLRSIHVGLLCVQQSPNDRPNMSSVVQMLINDVPLPQAKEPGFFVGKHYPLGTHAAKSSKNEVTITTLDPR; this is encoded by the exons ATGGAAGCTAATTTAATGGTTCTGCTTCTGTTACTCTTAGCTTCAATGTCAAATATTTCCTTGGGAAAGGACTTAATTACTAAAACCCAATTCCTTAAAGATGGGGACACCATCATTTCAGAGGGTGGAACCTTTGTAATGGGATTTTTTAGCCCCACCAATTCCTTAAACCGTTACATAGGAATCTGGTACAAACAAATTCCTGTTCAGACAGTGGTTTGGGTTGCAAACAGAGATGCTCCAATGGCAAACACATCTTCAGCAGCCTTGAAGATCACCCCGGGAGGCCAACTCGCGCTTGTTGGAGACAACAGTCAGGCTGTTTGGTCTGCAAACTCATCAAGATCAGTGCAGAATCCAGTTGCAGAGTTGCTGGATTCTGGGAACCTGGTGGTGAGAGATGCAGATGATGAAAACCCGGAGAATTTTCTCTGGCAAAGCTTTGATTATCCAACTGATAATTGGTTACCAGGGATGAAGTTTGGGTGGAATTTACAGACAGGCCATGAGGCTTTCTTAACAGCTTGGAAGCGCGAAGATGATCCAGCTTCAGGACAGTTCACACTTCACCTGGACCCTGCTGGATATCCACAAGTTATCATCAGGAATGGAACATCTGAGACTTATGGCACGGGGCCATGGAACGGTCTGCGCTTTAGTGGGATGAGATCAGAAGGAAACAACACTGAAACTCCATATGGACTGGTCATAAATCAGAAAGAGGTTTATCTCAGCTATGGTGTCACAGATGGCTCAAGTTTATTGAGATTAGTCCTTTCCAGCAATGGTGTTCTGCAATCAATTGTGTGGGATCTAAATCAATGGGTGAGTTTTCCAAGGGAGCCATCAGATCTTTGTGACAGCTATGGTTTATGTGGTGGAAATGGTGTCTGCAACATAGACAATTTCCCTAGTTGTGGATGTTTGGACAGGTTTTTGCCTAATGACAATGCAGCTCAAAACTGGTTACAGGGATGCCATAGAAGAAAGCCCCTGAATTGCCACAATGGGTTCACAACAGATGGGTTTGTTAAGTATTCTGGGATCAAATTGCCAGATGCAAAGAGCTCTTGGTATAATGAGTCTATGAGTCTTCAAGAGTGTGAAGAATTTTGCTTGAGGAATTGCTCTTGTATGGCTTATTCGCCTCTCGATATAAGCGATGGAGGGAGTGGGTGTTTGGTTTGGTCCGGGGATTTGATAGATATCAGATCAATATCTTCATACGGGCAAGACATATACATCAAACTGGCTTCTACTGAAATTTCAG GGCTAAAAACAGAACCAATTCATTCAAGCTCAAGGGGGAAGAAAACACAAATCCTTGTACTTTGTTTGTCACTGCTGGTTGTAATTGTATTTGCAGGCTTGCTGATTTCTTGGTACTTTAGCAAAAAGAAAACTACAGAACAAAAGTTGAAGAAAGAGTTAGAGCTGCGGATATTTGATTGGTCGACTATATTAAGAGCAACGAATAACTTCTCAGAGAAGAACAAGCTTGGACAGGGTGGATTTGGAACGGTATATAAG GGCGCTTTAGATGGTGGAGAAGAAATAGCTGTGAAGAGGCTATCAAAGAATTCCACACAAGGACTTGTGGAATTCAAGAACGAAGTCATTTGTATAGCCAAATTACAACATCGGAATCTTGTGAAGCTTTTGGGGTGTTGCATTAGTGGGGAAGAAAAGATGTTGGTCTATGAATACATGCCTAACAAAAGTTTAGACATTTTCATATTTG ACCAAAGAAGGAAAAAGTTACTTGACTGGTCAAAACGCTTCAACATAATTAACGGAGTTGCTCGAGGTCTATTGTATCTTCATCAAGATTCTCGTCTAAGAATTATTCATAGAGATCTTAAAACAAGCAACATTTTGCTTGATATTGACTTGATTCCAAAAATATCAGACTTTGGTTTGGCTAGGAGTATAGTAGGAAATGGAACCGAGGATAATACAAAACGAGTTGCTGGAACACA TGGGTATATGTCCCCAGAATATGCTGGACATGGGATCTTTTCAGTTAAATCAGATGTGTTTAGCTTTGGCATTTTAGTACTAGAGATAGTTAGCGGTAAGAGAAATAGTGAATTTTTCAATGAAGATGAATATGAGACTCTTCCCGGGCAT GCATGGAAGCTATATAGAAACGACAAACCAATTGTACTGGTTGATGAACATATGACTGATTCATATGATGTCGATGAAGTTTTAAGGTCAATCCATGTCGGCCTTCTATGCGTGCAACAGTCTCCCAATGATAGACCAAACATGTCTTCTGTAGTTCAGATGTTGATAAATGATGTTCCATTGCCTCAAGCTAAGGAACCTGGCTTCTTTGTTGGCAAGCACTACCCTTTAGGCACACATGCTGCAAAAAGTTCCAAAAATGAAGTCACAATTACAACATTGGATCCTCGATGA